ATCCACCttctgtataaaaatgtatttcaaagttcgTTTGAAGCTCCAGCTGTACAAATTAGTTAAATCAAGTCAATCTCTTTTaaagtttctgtgtttttagtgccaaatttcctctttttgttactatacttccactgcagctgaacaggaaaacactgtcgaGACACAgagggatgttttttttactaaaaagtcTGTAACTATGAAAGATATCTTCTATCAATCTATCTTTATTTGGCAAACTCAGacaaacctttaaatacatttttgcacggAAGGAGGCTTGCAGATTTTGCCCCCCATCATTTACGTTGTAAGTGCgttatgaaaggatcttctaacggtcattatgaacaggaggaatgattacagcaaggaaaacatgtttcaatgttcattcaaggctcctgactgttgttttaagagactTTGTGAGCCCGTCCTTGTTGAATAATCTTAAGTAAATGCGTAACTGTAACACTGTGTTGTTGGCAGTGACCTTGAGACTGGCCCTGCTTACTAAATCAAGTCAGACAAAAGTTCCCTTGCCTCTGTCTGAGAGGAAGGAACTGTACGTTTCCAGAATAATGCAGGTAAACTATACATCTCCAGGTCACTGCGCAGAGACGAGGCCTGTCCTACATCAGCGCCCTCACAATGAGAGCTCAGAGATGCTTCTTGGTCTCCCTTTGTGACCATCAAGGAAATGAAGGGAGACCCGGCGCAGCTTTTACCGACCGGCCCTAAAGGACTCTAAATTTCCCCTCCAAATCGTCGCGTGTGAGAAGATTTCCTGTGGCTCGCTCACTGTGTGGAAGTAACCATATCCTCAAAGGGTTTTTGACACGCAACACCGGTATGAAGAAATATAGTGCACCTGTTGCTTCGGGGAGCCGTTTCCATGGGTGGTTCTGTACACTTTATCTTTGAGGATTTAAGCAGATCAAGGGGATTTTGGGGCTAAGAAGAGGAAGTGTTTGTGGTCATTTTCAAAAATGGATTGTTTCCATGTCGATTctctatacttttttttttttttttttcccccattttcttttccattacTCAGGGATTAACACGTTAGCTTACCGAGGCCACTTCATGTGTACAAACTGTTAAACGTGCAGCTCCcctcctaaaacaacagtccaaaaacagatcatattacataaataaatacccGAGTCTGTTTTTATATAATGGCTGAAACGAAAGAACGACATGACTAATGATGGAAGAATACGCAACCAAGCTGACTGATATTGAAATAGATTGTTTTATGTGAAAAGAGTGAAGATTAAAAAGGTGTGAAATTACCACAAAAGGTTTTGCTCCTTTTGTCATTTTGCTAGATAGTGGTTAGATAGTTTGTGCCTGATTGAGAaaacaaattatatataatttttttatatttggaCGTATTGGGTCCCTCTTAAAGTGCAAAATTGTTAAAGAAATTATAATAGTGTGATATTAAAATGGACAAATAGAGTCCATTTAAAGTTCAGTGTTTGAGGTTGATGAAGACAAACATGAGAATTGAAACTTCCTCtcacagttttattattattattattatttcagtaaCCATGAACTGAAGCTAAGAAACATGGCCGACCTTTAAtggacttttaaatgactttaaagCATTGAGCAGGGATAAGACTGGTATATGCACCTCTTTCATCTGAAACACTAAATTATTTGTTTCAACAAACTAGTTTTATTAAATGACTGGTGAGGTTGTTTCAAACAAGGAATGAAACATAATTTATGTCAGTTAATCGCTGATAAAACTGGAATTCTGGCAAATGGCCTTTAGTGGTCGTGGTTTAAGTAGCACGTTTATGTACAGAAGCTAATCAACAGATTGATCAGTTTCTTAATCTGATTTggattgtttgtgtttcttggtCTTGTACGTGTCTGAAACATGTAATACTGtccaaactagtcatttttttcattaaacagTGTGAAATAAATGGGGATGTATTAAAATAGTCTGCTAGttgtttaaaatctgtttaaaccTTTACACGCCTACTTTACAATTCTAGTTTAATTATGGCAAAACTCACTCAGGTGTGTAATTGTTTTAAAGTAAATGTGATTAATGTTCAGTCTCCTCATCACTGCTGGATCTATGAAGTGATCCAGtagcaaaaaataaaactaaaagacCTTTACAAAGTTGATTCTGGCTCTCCTGCGGAGTCAGTATATACGTTtgaaataaagctgaaaaatgATCTCTGGTTTGCTAGCTCACCCATTTGTTCCACTTGGGGAGGCATTACAACCAAATCCTCTTGAAAGAGTTTAGGTTTAGTTGTTTGAGTCGCTGATGATTTCTCACAGCTTCCTATCCGGAATTCCAGCCGACTGCTGGTGGCTGCAGGCGTGTAATTTGTGCCAGATTTGCAATGTCGTATCCACCCTGTGACCCCCACCGCTGCACAGAGACACATTGTGCATGAACCTCCATCTCTATGTAGCTTGATGAAAAtatacatgttatatatataacagCAATAGGCTATATTTCACACAGGTTTCAAACCTGTAAAGTGACTTTGTTGGCTTAAACACGTATCTAGTTTCCTCAGAACGGTGAAATTTGCAGAAAGGGTGAGTGATGCACCTACTTGTTAACACATGAACTTACAAGAGCTGCTCCTCTGCGTCTTAATGAGGCCCCAGCACCTTAAAAAACAAGTCTGTCACTAACAAGTCCTATTTATGTCCCAACACGGATCTggaaaaaactgacaaatttaTCACATAAAAGCTGATTAACATACAGCACCTGAGCCACAGATGAGAtatatgtgatgtgctgttatTGTGACTACGtctgttttttctatttatttttcctttaaacttTAACTCAATGCAACTTTATACTCAAACCTGCAatacttgctttttttttttttttggccactcgGCATCAGTGGAATCAAGCTGTGAACAGAAAACTGACATTATTAACACTATTTgagttgatatttttatttccagtttttctgtttttttaaaatttcgaacatgctgaaagaaaaaaccaaataaaaatatataagtaagaaaacaaaacaaacaaaatcatcaacaaacatatatatataaaaaacaattcaaataagGCCTTCCATGTTCAAAAAGGAAGAAGTTAAATACTTTTTTAGtcttaaaaaatagttttatgaTTAATATGAAAACTCAACTATCTGCCACCAGAGTCCATGATATTCATCTctatcaaatcaaacaaaaaccaaaattcaaacaaaacaaggaaacagtCAGAATAATTACAAACCAAACACTcaaacaacacaagaaaaacaaaacaaaatgtcacaaatctATCAGGtttcaatatattattttatttattagatTAGTTTTCCACATGTTTTCATGTCTTCACTGCTGTTGTTCTTTACATTAACTCCTTTGATTGTAACACAatgatattttgcatttttccttACTAAATATGGGGAACTTATTAACACTGTTGCCTGTTTACATCCAGCTGAGCATTGATTTAACGTGTGTCCACCTGCTGAATGTAAGTCCAGCATTCATTCTCCTTTAACTCTTGTTTGGTCTCCACTTAGCTACTAAATGCttcactttcttcaccagctagttgctgaTGTTGTCTTTCTGTGACATTTGGTGCTCGGCAGGTCGTGTACAAtgttttagagctttttggCTGACAACAGCTGCTTGCTATGAGTTACACTGAAACAGTTAAGTTAACTCATGGcaggatttttcattttttaatttcctaaaacagctgagcGATGTAGTTTTTTTATCAAACGCTGCTCAAACAGAACTACCTTAGTATTTGTGGGAAATTTCAGCCACCGATTTGCAGCTCTGAGTATTTTTGGAGTTGGTCGGTTTGACCAAAAATAAACTTCAGTGGCCTTGTTCATCATCATAAAGAAACCCAGTGCAATGACgtggctcattaatgtgtttttaatggattttgggaaacaatggagctctaaggcacagaggaataagctatatAGGCCTTTGGATGCACAGACAATAACAGttggatcaattcattgttgtttttccagCTTTTCGTGGgttttgttgacagtaagaaaaatatagaaatatcaCCAGCCTTTTCCTTTAAGTAGGCATGAACCAACTCTCTATTTCCAGTGTTGGTGACTCAATGAAGACAACACCCATCAGTTGATCCGCTCCTCTAGCAGGGTTAAAGAAAAGTGAACGAGGAGCAGAGTGGCTGTTGTGTAAGTAAATAGGTTTTCTCTGATTGACTGAGCATGTAAATGCAAATTTTAGTGCACTAGGAAAACTAGATCATACCTCAAACAAAGCCAATTACCCATGTGAGCTAGAACTTATTGCTATTATgccatatttatatttttacaaaggttttttttctaatggTGTAGTTAATTTCTAGTAAGAGACATGAGAACATTTCATCTCTCAAAAATTCTCTCAGAAGTTTCCTCTGATACTTTTATTCACTAACAGTTCAGCtggattttatttgtaaaaatgtgagAGCACAGACATGGAAAACCTTCCCCTTTCTGCTCTGCGGCTCAGACAGATCTGCTGTTCTCAGAGATCTCTGAAGCACAACACAGAGGACTCAGTGGGTGGCAAACCCAACATGCTTTCGCCTCATCACTATGGATAAATGGATCCACTTCTTCCGGACGAGCTCAAGAGCATTTCACAATTCCATGAAATGAGAGAGTTGTTCCAAGAAAGCTTCATCTTCAGCGTTTGGTCTCGAGTCaacatgttaacacacacacatacacacacgtacagtatatatatatatatatatatgtttaaacTCTCGTACGGCTTCAAGCGTATGTCGGCTCACGCCTCACAAAGACACGCAATAAATTCAGAGTGACACTTCATGAGTCGTGGTTAATGTAGTTAACCGCACAGTAAAGCAACAGAAAGTGTCTGAGACTTGCAACATAATTTCTTGGCTCAGCGTTGCATTTGTTGaccttttaatgtgttttttaccGGATCGTCAGATAtcacaacaaattaaaaatcagTTTGTGTATCTCATGCAGCtcgcaatatttttttttaattagctcATACGAAGTGAAGTCTCTGGAGAGACGGCGTTATTTCTGCAGATTTCTGAGTTTGGTTTGTGTCCTCTGTGAGCCCCAGTGCTCCTTCAGCAGACAGTTTGGTTGTCTGATGTGTGACTGTTGATGCAGCTGAGGCGCATTGAAGTGGTTGAACGTGTTGTCGGCTGTGGCCGGAGGAGCAGACATGGGTGTCTACTGATGTGGCTCGGAGGGACTAAATCATCCATTTGCCaccagctttgtttttttgaacTCAGGgcagcaaacaaataaatactttcCATTCCAGGATCATCTGCTCACTGTTTATTTACTCACACTTAACTTTCTCCTGCTGCCTGACCTGTGCTCCTCAGTGTGAGGCAGAGGCAGCTTTAATAACGGGGACATAATTAGCTCTGGATTGTGTATTAACTCTTCAACAGATTAGTCTGAgcctgtttgtgtctgtgcaacAGTGATACAAGTGGAGCTTCCCTAAAAAAGATATTCAAATTAAAGAACTTCTTACATTTGACTCGCCAATTTCCATTGGAAATCTGAGACAAACAGAATTTACATACACAAGTTCTCCAAACACCTGCACCATTCTGTTTAGATGTTGAGCGAGCTGCTTTTAGTTTTATGGAGATATTAAGTCTATTTTGGGTCTTGACTGTGCCGGTGTGGTTTACcagctaacaaaaacaaacctcagCGGGTGGCAGCATcataaacatgtcagattaacacaagaaaacaaactgtaaaatagcAGAAAAGCAACCTGCACTCCCTTtgtgccattaaaaaaaactttataacCTACATTTGAATTTTGCAAGTTTATAATAATGTACTGGCCCACAAACATGAATTTTATAACCGATGAGAGTTCCCTGCATCCTTTACACACAGGTACTTATTGCTATAATATGTCTTGCAATACTACAGTCTATAAAATCTATAATTGCATTGAAATTGTGGTAAATAACAactaaattgcaaaaaaaaaaaacatatcaatgcttctttaacatttctgtgtgtttgtgtgagtttcaGTGATAAAAAGCATCACTATCACtttatcttttaatgtttttttgtaatattcTTGTAAAATGATTTGTGATGTTGTTACAACAATCTGGCATTTTGTATATTTGCATTGAGAGGCTACTGTAACACTGTGCTGCTTGCAGCTCCTCCCATCCAGCTATAAGAGCCCAGCTGACCAGGTAGTCAGGGTCCATCCCTAAAATAGGCCAAAGCAAACTGATGAAAAGTCGGTCAGCTTTATTTGACACGTATTTTCTCCTCAGGTGGTTATATGCAGCTTTCCTGCTATATTGAGATGTAGCGTCCGTCCTTGAGTTGGTTTTCGGGCTGATCTTCCAGAGGATTTGGAGCTGGGACTGCTAAGTTTTAATGATGACTTTTGCCATGCTGCGGCCTGTGGCGACGCATTTGATCTATTCAGACTTCAATATCACATCCGAGGACGATGAAAACCGCAGCGAAAGCGACGACAGCTCGGAGCAATCTTACTGTAGCGCCGAAAAACGAAGAAGGATTTCAGGCAACCTGGAAAGAGACACCACGTCGGTGATAAAACAGAGGAGCGCGGCTAACGCCAGGGAGAGAGGTAGGACCCAAAGTGTCAACACCGCATTCACAGCTCTCCGGACTCTCATACCCACCGAACCGGTGGACAGAAAGCTCTCCAAGATTGAAACTCTTCGCCTGGCGTCCAGCTACATTTCCCATCTGGCCAACGTGCTTCTTCTCGGAGACGGCGGCGCGGATGGTCAGCCCTGCCTCGGCGCGGTCCATGCGCAAGGAGAGAGCGGGGCGAAGCAGCCTCGGACCATCTGCACCTTCTGTCTGAGCAACCAGAGAAAAGGGGTAAATGCTGTTTTATATCTCCATAATCAAACAGGCTTTAACTCCAGTCCAGTTTAAATACAACTGATGCGTTAAATGTGCGAAAAATATCACAGAACATAAAACAAGCTCTTGAGCTCTGAGCCCAGACACGATTTGTTGATCTTGATCAAGTTTTATAAGAAAGCTGTGTTTGCTGCAGCATCTGTTTATCTATTAATCATGGCCATTTTTATgtaactttaatatttttttactgGAGTAGTGTGCGTAAAAGCGCTTTTACGCACAGCATCTTGACACTGGCAGTAAATTactcacacaagcacacatagaTTTTTACTGTAAGACTTTCACTGTGGTGCAAATATTATGTGATATACAACATATTTTCAAGCTTAATCTTGCATTTGCAAATTAATTGGACAGGAAATGTTGCTGTTATGAATTGGTTGTTGATtagtagaaaataaaaagtttattgccgtagacaaaaaataaaaagacgtCTGGGGTAGATACATTAAATCTTGTTCAATCTGTGTATGACTGaagcatttctttctttccagaTAAAGGATGGAAAAGACTGTTTAAAAATGCGAGGGCTGGGTCCGCTGCGAATGAGACGCTGACTGAAGACCAGTGAATGATTAGCAACCTGAAAATCCTCAAAGACTTTCTCAGGGAAGAGTCAAAGCTGGTGTtacatagacagacagacacaaacacacacacacacacatgcacatgcacatgatGTACATGCTGGATCAAACGATGGAACCAAACAGACTATTTATACGTGACTGAGAAATTTAAGCATAAGTTTTTCAAAGATGCAGCGCATTTGTTTGAAACTTATGAgtgtttgtcctttttttttttttttttttaaataaaatatattttatcaaaatatttcttGATTCCTAATTTTGATGATTAGGTGTATCTCAACAAAgctttcacacaaaaacaatgttaGTTTGTTGTATTCGTATACAGTGTATGAggataaaatgaagaaaaacattgaaaatgtttATGCATCTTTCTGGGACCAACAATCTTTTGAGACCTACTGTGTTTCTAGTTGGGTGGTGTTTGAGAAAGGTTGCTCTTATTATATAAGAAATAGTTCATTTGCAGTTTGGAAAATGACTGTTCTCAACTCAAATTTTTAgctataatttatttttattactatatTTAGCATATTTTTTGGCAACACTAGATGCTCAaggaacatactgtatttgttttagtTGTATCTTTGGCTCCATTTAAAACCATATATCTTCTTAAGCTCGAACTCTAAGATAAAAAATctgagatcacacacacacacacacagtccattGTTTCCAGTAGTGTTGccaaaatgttgtttatgaaGCCGACGGAGTCACAGCAAAGGTTTCAAGGTTTCTGGTGTCATTGCCCGGCATATTTTTTCCAAATGCTTTGAAGTCTGTTATCGATTAGTCACGGCAAATAGTAGCCCACACTCTGCTTGGAGCCCCCGACACAGCTGTTGGTATGTCAGAGGGATAAATCACTGCTGTGGGCCCAATGGACAGGGAGAGATGGgaccagaggtcagaggtcagagtggAGCCCAGAAGTGAAACCCTGTTGACGTGTAATCATGGCAAATGATGCAAATATAATCGTGTTGTTGACCTAGAAGATGCTTTTCTATCTGTGATTTCATTTCTTATTAGTTCACATGTCAGCAGAGGTTGATGAATCACCCTGAATCTGACAGATCATTACTCTTATTTTTGACTCCAGGAGTTGATCAGTTTTCCCTCGTAGATGTCACGTTCTCTTGCAACATGCTCTCCGTTGCACAGAGCCAATCGAGGCCACTTGCACTTGGAAATATTTCATAACTGCTGAGAAATCAGGCTGCGAAGCAAAAGAAGTCCAGTCCCTGTGGgcttcttctctgtctcctccaaTCTGAAAAAGTCACTCGAGTGATCGGTCTAACAGGCGGATTGCagctcagacacacagacagctgagCCCAAGTTCCTGTCTGGCATCGCTTTGAATCAGACTACAAACTCAGTCCTCAGAATGACAGAGGAAAGCTCCCCGGTGACACAGGAGGCTGTATGGAAAGTGAATTTTAAGGCAGTTAAAGGTGCATGCTGGGGGTCCAAGCTCCCCTCTTCCCCCTCCATCCCCCTCCCCCACCTGCCCTGTCAGGCTAATTGGAATTTGCTGTGCGAAGTCCTCCATGCTCGGGGTCCAGCAGGCCTCCTCAAATGGCTCCCAGAGGCTCCCACCGGCAGGAAGATGTCACGGAGGCACAGGAAGGGAAAACAACGCAGCCGACCTGTCGGAGGAACTCTCTGTGCGGCGGGCTTTGGGTCAGCGCCAGTCTTGACATCATCCGGCGCTGGGACCCAGATGTACAGCTCTCTGGTGGAAGTTGTCAGAGCGAGTGAACCAAATAGTGAGTTTTCAAGAAATTCGGaaaggagactttttttttccctccaagaTGACAGGTAACAAATTGATGGCAGAATAAACCGGGGAGAAAAGCAAAGGCAGCAAATAAGGTCAGTGTGGATCTGTTTAACATGTCTGACAGGCGAGGATGTGGACCCACCTGGGGACCCCTGCAAAGGTTTGTACTTTACTTTGGTGAGTTTTTCTCTTCCTCGGACACTCGCATCTCTTAATCCCAAAAGAGATTTTGAGCAGGAGGAAATTCAGTGAGGATTAAATGAAGCTAGACAGCAGTTCCAACCCCTTCTGCCAGTTTTTTGACCTGAAAGGAAAAATGACCTAgatagttgttgttttttttgagaaagttagaaacagaaaacaagaaaaataaacatgtttcttctctttattaTCTTATATTTCTGCTATATTAAGTTTTTTCTTTGAGGGGCAAAACCTTGTAactttatgtaaataaatatagttgcacagagacagaggaaaagagatgTTCTGTCCCACCTTCTTCTCTGAGACTCAAGgcttaaaataaaccaaaataaaaaaacttaatgACAATTTTCAGAAGATATGGGTGCAGGATTTGGAtgcaagatggctgcagtatTGCAGCGTACGCCTAAAACAATATCATTagtgtaaaaatgtgtcttttttattttgcccATTGAGCAGCTCAATGCTATATTGTACATGACAGATTGCAGTTTGTGGTTCTTGTTTCCACTTTTGGGGGAGATTTATTCATGTATACTGACACAATGTAACATCTTAAGCTGCTCATGTTGAATGACAACAAATACTTTTTACATGATCAAGCGTACAGGAGAGGAAACAATCACATTCAGGAAGCACAATTGAAAACATCTTTACAGATTAGACACAAATCACAGCTCTGACAGCACTGACTGCTCAAACAACCTcccaaaagaagaagaagaaaaaaaaaaaaaggtgaaatagATGATCCAGAAACGGGAAGGatgtaacacatttttttcaacttcATCTGGGAGCGCAGTCCTGATTCCCAGATGGGTGCTTACCTTCAGCATTTTGTAGTCTTGCCAGAGAGCTCTTGTTAGAAACAAACCTGCACATGGTAATATTTTAATAGCTTTTGCTTGAAGCAGAGGCTGTTTCAACATGTTTCAAACACTCACTGGCTGGTGAGATGGCCCCTTGCTCAACCTGGATGTCAAGGATATTAATGGTTCTGA
This window of the Thunnus albacares chromosome 5, fThuAlb1.1, whole genome shotgun sequence genome carries:
- the tcf15 gene encoding transcription factor 15, whose product is MMTFAMLRPVATHLIYSDFNITSEDDENRSESDDSSEQSYCSAEKRRRISGNLERDTTSVIKQRSAANARERGRTQSVNTAFTALRTLIPTEPVDRKLSKIETLRLASSYISHLANVLLLGDGGADGQPCLGAVHAQGESGAKQPRTICTFCLSNQRKGIKDGKDCLKMRGLGPLRMRR